A genomic window from Chelonoidis abingdonii isolate Lonesome George chromosome 26, CheloAbing_2.0, whole genome shotgun sequence includes:
- the SOAT2 gene encoding LOW QUALITY PROTEIN: sterol O-acyltransferase 2 (The sequence of the model RefSeq protein was modified relative to this genomic sequence to represent the inferred CDS: deleted 2 bases in 1 codon; substituted 2 bases at 2 genomic stop codons) — protein MEQGQRAPGRARQRKREGQRQEEEEETQELDGNIKQLDSVTSLIQWRRHMEVVKLELLEQVQAQLRDVLDKAMEEAAQSYLQPHRKALLEREDRGRGSLLEKRKVFVNRQSLLDELLEVEHFRTFYHIFIAMLCVFILSTVAVDVINQGSLDLDFDLFIFAFGCLPTVLATWLVMFLYTLLVPYKALQLWAGSYHTVRFPRLFTAILLEALLACHAAVLGYYPIYTVIQHQLPAASRFIVILKQIQFLMKSHSFLLEAVPGIIHAKPPDGEMKLPALSTYLYFLFCPTLIXRESYPRTPYVRWKYVAQNFAKFLGCLFYSYFILECLCIPVFTNMSKQPFSIKTLVLSIFNATLPGTFLLLLSFFAFLQCWLNAFAEMLRFADRTFYKDWWNSTSFATYYRTWNVVVHDWLCYYVYQDLFWLFRGRSRVAAMLSVFIMSAIVHEYVITLCFGFFYPVLFTLFAIFGVIFNFLLNDKRKGSIXNIIMWTFLFIGQGIQVCLYCQEWYAQIHCPLEQKTFWGLVTPRSWSCRS, from the exons ATGGAGCAAGGTCAGAGGGCccctggcagagccaggcagaggaagagagaggggcaaaggcaggaggaagaggaggagactcAGGAGCTGGATG ggaacatcAAGCAACTGGACAGTGTCACCAGCCTTATCCAATGGAGAAGACACATGGAG GTGGTGAAGTtggagctgctggagcaggtGCAGGCGCAGCTCAGAGACGTGCTGGACAAGGCCATGGAGGAGGCTGCACAGTCCTACCTGCAGCCCCACAGGAAGGCCCTGCTGGAGAGAGAGGATAG GGGGAGAGGCTCCCTGCTGGAGAAGCGGAAGGTGTTCGTCAACCGGCAGTCGCTGCTCGA CGAGCTGCTGGAGGTGGAGCACTTCCGAACCTTCTACCACATATTCATCGCCATGCTCTGTGTCTTCATCCTCAGCACTGTGGCAGTGGACGTCATCAACCAAGGGAG cttaGACCTGGACTTTGACCTCTTTATCTTTGCTTTTGGGTGTCTGCCCACGGTGCTGGCCACCTGGCTAGTTATGTTCCTCTACACTCTGCTGGTCCCCTACAAAGCCCTGCAGCTGTGGGCTGGCTCCTACCACACCGTGCGCTTCCCCCGCCTCTTCACTGCCATCCTCTTGGAGGCGCTGCTGGCCTGTCACGCCGCCGTGCTTGGCTACTACCCCATCTACACAGTGATCcagcaccagctcccagctgcatcCAGGTTCATCGTCATCCTCAAGCAG ATCCAGTTCCTGATGAAAAGCCATTCGTTCCTGCTGGAGGCCGTGCCCGGCATCATCCATGCCAAGCCACCGGATG GGGAGATGAAGCTGCCTGCATTGTCAACATACTTGTATTTTCTGTTCTGCCCCACGCTGATTTAAAGGGAGAGCTACCCCAG gACTCCCTATGTCCGGTGGAAATACGTCGCTCAGAACTTCGCCAAG TTCCTGGGCTGCCTGTTCTATAGCTATTTCATCCTGGAGTGCCTCTGCATCCCCGTCTTCACCAACATGAGCAAGCAGCCCTTCAGCATCAAGACGCTGGTGCTGTCCATCTTCAATGCCACCCTGCCAG ggaccttcctcctgctgctgtcgTTTTTTGCCTTCCTGCAGTGCTGGCTCAACGCCTTTGCCGAGATGCTGCGCTTTGCTGACCGGACCTTCTACAag GACTGGTGGAACTCCACGTCCTTCGCCACCTACTACCGAACGTGGAATGTGGTGGTTCACGACTGGCTCTGCTACTACGTCTACCAGGACCTGTTCTGG ctctTCAGAGGGAGGTCCCGGGTCGCAGCCATGCTGTCTGTCTTCATCATGTCCGCCATCGTCCACGAATATGTCATCACCCTCTGCTTTGGCTTCTTCTACCCTGTC TTGTTCACCCTCTTTGCCATCTTCGGAG TCATCTTCAACTTCCTGCTGAACGACAAGCGGAAGGGCTCGATCTGAAACATCATCATGTGGACCTTCCTCTTCATCGGCCAGGGCATCCAGGTGTGCCTGTACTGCCAGGAGTGGTACGCTCAGATCCACTGCCCACTCGAGCAG AAGACGTTCTGGGGGCTGGTGACGCCACGCTCCTGGTCCTGCCGCAGCTAG
- the LOC116828501 gene encoding uncharacterized protein LOC116828501, with product MDTREQLLHILDDLSKEEFEKFKFYLSHVGTAPHIGRGKLDGTSPTQVAELLMQRYPQEALDIIHQVLHKIPRLDLVQGSQLQTGGETGNSGNDANHSEAANSGAGAREPQAHGKQSLVSEQQLMKLAGKMGKTWRQIGIEFLGLENHVLEQIEENNPGDTKQRAFSMLLEWRKRAKQDATAINLCSILSQGEGALQPEALDCLRGTGRA from the exons ATGGACAcgagagagcagctgctgcatatCCTGGATGATCTGTCCAAGGAGGAGTTTGAGAAGTTCAAGTTTTACCTGTCCCATGTGGGCACGGCTCCCCACATAGGCCGTGGGAAGCTGGACggcacctcccccacccaggtGGCTGAGCTGCTGATGCAGAGGTACCCCCAGGAAGCGCTAGACATCATCCACCAGGTGCTGCACAAGATCCCAAGGCTGGACCTGGTCCAGGGCAGCCAGCTCCagacaggaggagaaactgggaaCAGCGGCAACGATGCAAATCACAGTGAGGCTGCAAATAGCGGCGCCGGGGCAAGGGAGCCACAGGCCCACG ggaagcagagtctggtttcagagcagcagctgatgaagctggcagggaaaatgggcaaGACCTGGAGGCAGATCGGCATCGAGTTCCTGGGCCTGGAGAATCACGTTCTGGAGCAGATTGAGGAGAACAATCCTGGCGACACCAAACAGCGAGCTTTCAGTATGCTCTTGGAGTGGAGGAAACGAGCGAAGCAGGACGCCACTGCCATCAACCTTTGCTCCATTCTCTCCCAGGGCGAGGGGGCCCTCCAGCCTGAGGCCCTCGACTGCCTCCGGGGCACAGGCAGGGCCTAA
- the CSAD gene encoding cysteine sulfinic acid decarboxylase isoform X1 encodes MAEDPLSHPALDKAAGEEFLREAFQIILEEAVRKGTDVTEKVCDWREPQDLQKILDLELRSNGEPQQRVLEHCRDVIRYSVKTCHPRFFNQLFSGLDPHALVGRMITETLNTSQYTYEIAPVFVLMEEVVLKKLRELIGWGSGDGIFCPGGSLSNIYAMNVARYQRFPDSKQTGIWALPRLAVFTSQECHYSVQKGAAFLGIGTDNIYLVGVDERGKMIPADLEKQINKAKSEGACPFFVNATCGTTVLGAFDPLADMADVCERHGAWFHVDAAWGGSALLSRRHRHLLRGIERADSVAWNPHKMLMTGLQCSAFLLRDSSGLLQRCHCANATYLFQTDKFYDVAYDTGDKTIQCGRKVDCLKLWLMWKANGTEGLEKRVDRAFEFTRYLAEEIKKREGFQLVIEPEFINLCFWFVPPSLRGKEGCADYWERLGKVAPAIKERMMKKGSMMVGYQPLGSKVNFFRQVVTNPVVTKQDLDFFLEEIERLGTDL; translated from the exons ATGGCAGAGGACCCCCTGTCCCACCCCGCCCTGGATAAGGCAGCTGGCGAAGAGTTCCTGCGGGAAGCTTTCCAGATCATCCTGGAGGAAGCCGTCAGGAAAGGGACAGATGTCACAGAAAAG GTCTGTGACTGGAGGGAGCCCCAAGACCTGCAGAAAATCCTGGACCTggagctgaggagcaatggggagccccagcagagggtgctggagCACTGCCGGGACGTCATCCGCTACAGCGTGAAAACAT gtcATCCTCGTTTCTTTAACCAGCTGTTTTCGGGGCTGGATCCCCATGCCCTGGTGGGACGGATGATCACAGAGACGCTCAACACCAGCCA GTACACCTACGAGATCGCCCCGGTGTTTGTGCTGATGGAGGAGGTGGTGCTGAAGAAGCTGCGGGAGCTGATTGGCTGGGGAAGTGGAGATGGGATATTCTGCCCAG GAGGCTCCCTCTCCAATATATATGCCATGAATGTGGCACGGTATCAGCGCTTCCCGGACAGCAAGCAGACAGGCATCTGGGCATTGCCGAGGCTGGCGGTGTTCACATCGCAAGAG TGCCACTACTCCGTCCAGAAgggggcagctttcctgggcATTGGCACAGACAACATCTACCTGGTCGGAGTGGATGAGAG GGGGAAAATGATCCCTGCAGACCTGGAGAAACAGATCAACAAGGCAAAATCTGAG GGCGCGTGTCCTTTCTTTGTCAACGCCACCTGTGGCACCACTGTGCTGGGAGCCTTCGACCCACTGGCGGACATGGCAGACGTGTGCGAGCGCCATGGGGCCTGGTTTCACGTAGAT GCCGCCTGGGGTGGGAGTGCCCTGCTCTCTAGAAGACACAGACATCTCCTGCGTGGGATAGAGAG GGCGGATTCGGTGGCTTGGAACCCCCACAAGATGCTGATGACGGGTTTGCAGTGCTCTGCCTTCCTGCTTCGAGATAGCTCC GGCCTGCTGCAGCGGTGCCACTGCGCCAACGCCACCTACCTCTTCCAGACCGACAAGTTCTACGACGTGGCGTACGACACGGGAGACAAGACCATCCAGTGTGGCCGCAAGGTGGACTGCCTCAAGCTGTGGCTGATGTGGAAGGCCAATGGGACCGAGGGGCTGGAGAAGCGAGTGGACAGGGCCTTCGAGTTCActag GTACCTGGCTGAGGAGATCAAGAAAAGGGAAGGTTTCCAGCTGGTGATAGAG CCCGAGTTCATCAATCTGTGTTTCTGGTTTGTGCCACCCAGCCTCCGGGGCAAGGAGGGCTGTGCCGATTACTGGGAGAGACTGGGAAAG GTGGCTCCAGCTATCAAGGAGCGGATGATGAAGAAAGGGTCCATGATGGTGGGCTACCAACCCCTTGGCAGCAAGGTCAACTTCTTCCGCCAGGTTGTCACAAATCCCGTGGTCACCAAGCAGGACTTGGACTTCTTTCTGGAGGAGATCGAGAGACTGGGCACAGATTTGTAG
- the CSAD gene encoding cysteine sulfinic acid decarboxylase isoform X2: protein MNVARYQRFPDSKQTGIWALPRLAVFTSQECHYSVQKGAAFLGIGTDNIYLVGVDERGKMIPADLEKQINKAKSEGACPFFVNATCGTTVLGAFDPLADMADVCERHGAWFHVDAAWGGSALLSRRHRHLLRGIERADSVAWNPHKMLMTGLQCSAFLLRDSSGLLQRCHCANATYLFQTDKFYDVAYDTGDKTIQCGRKVDCLKLWLMWKANGTEGLEKRVDRAFEFTRYLAEEIKKREGFQLVIEPEFINLCFWFVPPSLRGKEGCADYWERLGKVAPAIKERMMKKGSMMVGYQPLGSKVNFFRQVVTNPVVTKQDLDFFLEEIERLGTDL, encoded by the exons ATGAATGTGGCACGGTATCAGCGCTTCCCGGACAGCAAGCAGACAGGCATCTGGGCATTGCCGAGGCTGGCGGTGTTCACATCGCAAGAG TGCCACTACTCCGTCCAGAAgggggcagctttcctgggcATTGGCACAGACAACATCTACCTGGTCGGAGTGGATGAGAG GGGGAAAATGATCCCTGCAGACCTGGAGAAACAGATCAACAAGGCAAAATCTGAG GGCGCGTGTCCTTTCTTTGTCAACGCCACCTGTGGCACCACTGTGCTGGGAGCCTTCGACCCACTGGCGGACATGGCAGACGTGTGCGAGCGCCATGGGGCCTGGTTTCACGTAGAT GCCGCCTGGGGTGGGAGTGCCCTGCTCTCTAGAAGACACAGACATCTCCTGCGTGGGATAGAGAG GGCGGATTCGGTGGCTTGGAACCCCCACAAGATGCTGATGACGGGTTTGCAGTGCTCTGCCTTCCTGCTTCGAGATAGCTCC GGCCTGCTGCAGCGGTGCCACTGCGCCAACGCCACCTACCTCTTCCAGACCGACAAGTTCTACGACGTGGCGTACGACACGGGAGACAAGACCATCCAGTGTGGCCGCAAGGTGGACTGCCTCAAGCTGTGGCTGATGTGGAAGGCCAATGGGACCGAGGGGCTGGAGAAGCGAGTGGACAGGGCCTTCGAGTTCActag GTACCTGGCTGAGGAGATCAAGAAAAGGGAAGGTTTCCAGCTGGTGATAGAG CCCGAGTTCATCAATCTGTGTTTCTGGTTTGTGCCACCCAGCCTCCGGGGCAAGGAGGGCTGTGCCGATTACTGGGAGAGACTGGGAAAG GTGGCTCCAGCTATCAAGGAGCGGATGATGAAGAAAGGGTCCATGATGGTGGGCTACCAACCCCTTGGCAGCAAGGTCAACTTCTTCCGCCAGGTTGTCACAAATCCCGTGGTCACCAAGCAGGACTTGGACTTCTTTCTGGAGGAGATCGAGAGACTGGGCACAGATTTGTAG